One genomic region from Euzebya tangerina encodes:
- a CDS encoding helical backbone metal receptor, which produces MRIVSLVPSLTDAVAQLGSAEDLVGVTEWCTSGAPDGAVRIGGTKNPAVADIVALQPELVLANTEENKPSSLDELREAGLAVEEFYPRAVRDVPPMLRRLGQLTDAAERGAQLAQDVQDAIDEAAWPADLERVMALTLVWRKPWMGLGAQTYADDLLWQAGFGNVLSGFDEPYPRLEEGLVFGQDVVLLPSEPYEFGPADLEAVAALAGPGPTEFVDGQALTWHGPRTADALRTFGELARRLADPA; this is translated from the coding sequence GTGCGGATCGTCTCCCTGGTCCCAAGCCTCACGGATGCCGTCGCCCAGCTGGGTAGCGCAGAGGACCTCGTGGGGGTCACCGAGTGGTGCACCAGTGGCGCACCCGATGGCGCGGTGAGGATCGGGGGTACCAAGAACCCGGCGGTGGCGGACATCGTGGCCCTGCAGCCCGAACTCGTCCTTGCCAACACCGAGGAGAACAAGCCGTCCTCCCTCGACGAACTGCGCGAGGCAGGGCTGGCCGTGGAGGAGTTCTACCCTCGCGCCGTCCGCGACGTCCCGCCCATGCTGAGGCGACTGGGTCAGCTGACAGACGCGGCGGAGCGGGGTGCGCAGCTCGCGCAGGACGTCCAGGACGCGATCGACGAGGCTGCCTGGCCCGCGGACCTGGAGCGGGTCATGGCGCTCACCCTGGTGTGGCGCAAGCCCTGGATGGGGCTGGGGGCGCAGACCTACGCCGACGATCTGCTGTGGCAGGCGGGGTTCGGCAACGTCCTCTCCGGCTTCGATGAGCCCTACCCCCGGCTGGAGGAGGGGTTGGTCTTCGGCCAGGACGTCGTGCTCCTCCCCAGCGAGCCGTATGAGTTCGGCCCCGCGGACCTGGAGGCGGTGGCGGCGCTGGCCGGACCTGGACCGACCGAGTTCGTCGACGGACAGGCCCTGACCTGGCACGGCCCGCGGACGGCCGACGCGCTGCGCACCTTCGGCGAGTTGGCCAGACGCCTGGCCGACCCTGCCTGA
- a CDS encoding BTAD domain-containing putative transcriptional regulator: MTARTQFRVLGPVEYGNGLCGSSLGGRLHRSVLAVLIARVGQPASPDALVEAVWGHAPPTRPRACIQTYVSSLRGIIAEPIEYTGAAYRLDTPPESVDMVRFERAVEAARLAMHHDPGGACDLLDAALGLWRGPAFEDVADSTVLTQVARRLDELRLTALEMRMRAGLESQRLEGVASAVEPWLETCALRETFVGLAAMVLAAEGRQAEALLVIGRTRNRLREELGVNPGPSLDEVQRRLLDQDPTLVGQQATQSTPRDHNLHGDDTSFIGRTADVNQVVGLLSTNRLTTLVGPGGTGKTRLATEVGLEVHRTFAQGAWFVDLIPATSETGIWRELAATLPLVEPGTNRSLQEAVLDHLQRSSLVLILDNCEHVLEDAASVARDVMARAAHVRTLATSREPLRLRAEHLFRVEPLPTADPSSSAPSLAAQLFIDRAARTGQEPLMKADLSAIEAVCRRLDGLPLAVELAAAMTSTVTAGQILNLLADSPNAIVNRSHDRPDRHSSLRDTVAWSYGLLSASERDTLVRFAVFEGGFAIDDAHAVCADAGDGVEAITHSIMRLHEASLLVMVRGGDANRYTLLETVRAFARDLFADSPVRDELEQRHAEHFLAVAEAGFEGVWGTDEVEWLQRLYVSRPNLRRALDWWLRRDPGRAQMLAGSLTWFWLRRHLQSEAFETLHVALEASPVASPGRVRALFGLSEIVKDEDLDHATDLLVEAFDGAERFELWPDLWEIKYNLGQMAIYRGDHAAAVRHQESLFELAVRSEEPSPIQLSALALTGLWTMLCDFSAAHEWLSVADAAAAQWDSTRGFLYCDEFRGRLALAEGRFDDARSAFTSALETEEQLWSRPELPILALHLAEVAFATGDLTTAVDQTARTLARFERSHMTPEVADVTFCLRMAACLHWAVGNRRRAIDLKATAATRPDGWFRMKPMATWIAAIDGEPQAPVSAIPRTVDDLRDRMALHDLSRPSMPTGSLGIH; encoded by the coding sequence ATGACTGCACGCACCCAGTTCCGGGTGCTGGGTCCGGTCGAGTACGGGAACGGGTTGTGTGGTTCCTCGCTGGGTGGGCGCTTGCACCGAAGTGTGCTGGCCGTCTTGATCGCCAGAGTGGGTCAGCCTGCATCTCCCGACGCGCTCGTCGAGGCCGTCTGGGGCCACGCGCCTCCGACCCGTCCTCGGGCGTGCATCCAGACCTACGTCTCGAGTCTGCGAGGCATCATCGCCGAGCCGATCGAGTACACGGGTGCTGCCTATCGGCTGGACACTCCCCCCGAGAGTGTCGACATGGTTCGGTTCGAGCGGGCGGTCGAAGCTGCCCGGCTCGCGATGCACCACGATCCAGGCGGTGCGTGTGACCTGCTGGACGCCGCACTTGGCCTGTGGCGTGGCCCTGCCTTCGAGGACGTCGCCGACTCCACCGTCCTGACGCAGGTGGCGCGTCGGCTGGACGAGTTGCGGCTGACCGCGCTCGAAATGCGGATGAGGGCGGGGCTCGAGTCACAGCGTCTCGAAGGCGTAGCGTCGGCGGTCGAGCCATGGTTGGAGACGTGCGCGCTTCGGGAGACCTTCGTCGGCTTGGCTGCGATGGTCCTGGCCGCTGAAGGACGTCAGGCGGAGGCGCTGCTGGTGATCGGTCGCACCCGAAACCGGCTGCGCGAGGAACTCGGCGTGAACCCAGGCCCATCACTCGACGAGGTCCAGAGACGGTTGCTCGACCAGGATCCCACGCTTGTGGGGCAGCAAGCCACGCAGTCCACGCCTCGGGATCACAATCTGCACGGCGACGACACGTCGTTCATCGGTCGGACTGCCGACGTGAACCAGGTCGTCGGCTTGCTGAGCACCAATCGCTTGACGACACTCGTTGGGCCCGGAGGAACGGGCAAGACGCGCCTGGCCACCGAGGTGGGTCTCGAGGTGCACCGGACGTTCGCGCAGGGGGCGTGGTTCGTCGACCTGATTCCAGCCACGTCGGAGACCGGCATCTGGCGGGAACTGGCGGCCACCCTTCCCCTGGTTGAACCTGGGACGAACCGCTCACTTCAAGAAGCGGTGCTCGACCACCTCCAGAGATCGTCACTGGTGCTGATCCTGGACAACTGTGAGCACGTGCTGGAGGACGCGGCGTCCGTCGCCCGTGATGTGATGGCCCGAGCAGCCCACGTACGCACGCTCGCCACCAGTCGAGAGCCGCTGCGGCTCCGAGCCGAGCATCTGTTCCGGGTGGAACCCTTGCCGACTGCCGATCCTTCCTCCTCGGCCCCCAGCCTGGCTGCCCAGTTGTTCATCGACCGAGCGGCGCGAACCGGCCAGGAACCGCTGATGAAGGCGGATCTCTCGGCGATCGAAGCCGTGTGTCGCCGGCTCGATGGCCTGCCGCTGGCGGTCGAGTTGGCAGCAGCGATGACCTCAACAGTGACGGCTGGTCAGATCCTGAACCTGCTCGCCGACAGCCCGAATGCCATAGTCAATCGCAGCCACGATCGCCCTGATCGCCACTCGAGTCTGCGCGACACCGTCGCGTGGTCCTACGGCTTGCTGTCAGCATCGGAGCGGGACACCCTCGTCCGATTCGCGGTCTTCGAGGGAGGCTTCGCCATCGATGATGCTCACGCCGTGTGTGCCGATGCGGGAGACGGGGTCGAGGCGATCACCCACTCGATCATGCGGCTGCACGAGGCATCCTTGCTGGTCATGGTTCGGGGCGGCGATGCCAACCGCTACACCCTGCTCGAGACCGTACGTGCGTTCGCACGTGATCTCTTCGCCGACTCACCCGTCCGGGACGAGCTGGAGCAGCGCCACGCCGAGCACTTCCTCGCCGTCGCCGAAGCTGGATTCGAGGGCGTGTGGGGGACGGATGAGGTCGAGTGGCTCCAGCGCTTGTACGTCAGCCGGCCGAACCTTCGACGGGCCTTGGATTGGTGGCTGCGGCGTGATCCCGGTCGGGCCCAGATGCTGGCCGGCTCGCTGACCTGGTTCTGGCTGCGCCGCCACCTTCAGTCCGAGGCATTCGAGACGCTCCACGTGGCGCTGGAAGCCTCCCCGGTGGCCTCGCCGGGTCGCGTGCGAGCGCTGTTCGGACTCTCGGAGATCGTGAAGGACGAGGATCTGGACCATGCGACCGACCTGTTGGTCGAAGCGTTCGATGGCGCTGAGCGCTTCGAGTTGTGGCCGGATCTGTGGGAGATCAAGTACAACCTCGGCCAAATGGCCATCTACCGGGGTGACCACGCCGCCGCTGTCAGGCACCAGGAGTCGTTGTTCGAACTGGCTGTGCGCAGCGAGGAGCCCTCGCCGATCCAACTGAGTGCCCTCGCGCTCACCGGACTGTGGACGATGCTCTGTGACTTCTCGGCAGCGCACGAGTGGTTGTCGGTCGCTGACGCTGCGGCCGCCCAGTGGGACTCGACCAGGGGCTTTCTGTACTGCGACGAGTTCAGGGGGAGGCTGGCGCTCGCGGAGGGGCGGTTCGATGACGCTCGGAGCGCCTTCACCTCGGCGCTCGAGACCGAGGAGCAGCTGTGGAGTCGACCGGAACTCCCGATCCTCGCTCTCCATCTCGCTGAGGTGGCATTCGCCACTGGTGACCTCACAACGGCGGTCGACCAGACTGCCCGGACTCTGGCGAGGTTCGAACGCTCGCACATGACTCCGGAAGTAGCCGACGTCACGTTCTGCCTACGCATGGCTGCGTGTCTGCACTGGGCAGTGGGCAACCGCCGACGAGCGATCGACCTGAAGGCGACGGCGGCGACTCGACCGGACGGGTGGTTCCGCATGAAGCCGATGGCTACATGGATCGCAGCCATCGACGGCGAACCGCAGGCTCCCGTCTCAGCGATCCCGAGAACCGTCGACGATCTCCGCGACCGGATGGCGCTCCACGACTTGTCAAGGCCCTCCATGCCGACGGGATCGCTCGGGATCCACTGA
- a CDS encoding molybdopterin-dependent oxidoreductase — MSTDENTPSQELPDDVSDDNSDDVEVEGFLHEGTVAERARTLPTAFPLPQTDQDDAAPDSSQTAEPDQADPEAPGSDEPIDHRAARDARLLASRNEGAVRITKAERNRTTRRSLLGAAGIVALAGFGWRSLLRQEEVGNIPAFLRSGFEWNDAVWSTLFDEGGLAPEFALSQATELRVNGTIGLDPELDPASWTLSVEGVAGEQLDEFSIDDVSFDAVAGIPTFDQITEHKCIEGWANITHWTGIRFGDLITSRYEEQAADAAFVSLETPDGEYMVGLDMTSAMHPQTLLASGLEGAALPPEHGAPLRLVTPLHYGIKSLKRIGRIRFANERPQDYWAERGYDWHSTH, encoded by the coding sequence ATGAGCACCGACGAGAACACCCCCTCCCAAGAGCTCCCTGACGATGTCTCAGACGACAACTCGGATGATGTCGAGGTCGAGGGTTTCCTACACGAGGGCACAGTGGCCGAGCGGGCGCGGACGCTCCCGACGGCCTTCCCCCTGCCACAGACCGACCAGGACGACGCGGCCCCCGACTCGAGCCAGACCGCCGAACCGGACCAGGCCGACCCGGAGGCACCGGGGAGCGACGAGCCCATCGACCATCGGGCCGCTCGGGACGCCCGGCTGCTGGCCTCCCGCAACGAGGGCGCAGTCCGCATCACCAAGGCCGAACGCAACCGCACGACCCGTCGGTCCCTCCTCGGTGCCGCCGGGATAGTCGCACTGGCCGGGTTCGGTTGGCGCAGCCTGCTGCGGCAGGAGGAGGTCGGCAACATCCCCGCCTTCCTGAGAAGCGGATTCGAGTGGAACGACGCGGTCTGGTCGACGCTGTTCGACGAGGGAGGCCTGGCACCCGAGTTCGCCCTCTCCCAGGCGACCGAACTGCGCGTCAACGGCACCATCGGGCTCGATCCCGAACTCGACCCGGCCAGCTGGACCCTCTCCGTGGAGGGCGTTGCGGGTGAGCAGCTGGACGAGTTCAGCATCGACGACGTGAGCTTCGACGCAGTCGCTGGCATCCCGACCTTCGACCAGATCACCGAGCACAAGTGCATCGAGGGCTGGGCCAACATCACGCACTGGACCGGCATCCGCTTCGGTGACCTCATCACCAGCCGGTACGAGGAGCAGGCGGCGGACGCGGCGTTCGTCTCACTGGAGACGCCTGACGGGGAGTACATGGTCGGGCTGGACATGACATCGGCCATGCACCCCCAGACACTGCTGGCGTCCGGCTTGGAGGGGGCGGCCCTGCCACCGGAGCACGGCGCACCGCTGCGGCTGGTCACGCCCTTGCACTACGGCATCAAGTCGCTCAAGCGCATCGGCCGCATCCGCTTCGCGAACGAGCGACCCCAGGACTACTGGGCGGAGCGTGGCTACGACTGGCACTCCACGCACTGA
- a CDS encoding cytochrome b/b6 domain-containing protein, with translation MSAATTTPETAADPPEDAELVAVETHPRAIRWMHWINFPILAIMIWSGLRIYWAYDEFALGVGDTEIFAFFPEAFYDALGLGRRLARGIAFHFTFGWFFAINGLLYILYLAFSGEWRHIVPDRYDFADSTKVVAHDLHLTDEAPVQGKYNAAQKLAYSSVILMGALIVLTGFAIYKPTQLNLLTTLFGGYETSRLIHFWTTIGLFSFFVIHLLQVLRAGVGNFWSMISGFEYRPATAADSTDEDGVASDDEEELAR, from the coding sequence ATGAGCGCCGCGACCACCACACCCGAGACCGCCGCCGACCCACCCGAAGACGCTGAGCTGGTTGCCGTCGAGACCCATCCGCGAGCGATTCGCTGGATGCACTGGATCAACTTCCCCATCCTCGCGATCATGATCTGGTCGGGGCTGCGGATCTACTGGGCCTACGACGAGTTCGCGCTGGGGGTCGGGGACACCGAGATCTTCGCCTTCTTCCCGGAGGCCTTCTACGACGCACTCGGCCTGGGCCGGCGGCTGGCCCGCGGCATCGCCTTCCACTTCACCTTCGGGTGGTTCTTCGCCATCAACGGGCTGCTCTACATCCTCTACCTGGCCTTCTCCGGGGAGTGGCGGCACATCGTGCCGGATCGCTACGACTTCGCCGACAGCACCAAGGTCGTGGCTCACGATCTGCACCTGACCGATGAAGCCCCCGTCCAGGGCAAGTACAACGCCGCGCAGAAACTGGCCTACTCCAGCGTGATCCTGATGGGCGCGCTGATCGTGCTGACCGGCTTCGCGATCTACAAGCCGACGCAGCTGAACCTGCTCACCACGCTCTTCGGCGGCTACGAGACGTCCCGCCTGATCCACTTCTGGACCACCATCGGCCTCTTCTCCTTCTTCGTCATCCACCTGCTCCAGGTCCTCCGCGCCGGGGTCGGCAACTTCTGGTCGATGATCTCCGGCTTCGAGTACCGACCGGCCACGGCAGCCGACAGCACCGACGAGGACGGCGTCGCGAGCGACGACGAGGAGGAGTTGGCCCGATGA
- a CDS encoding anthranilate synthase component I family protein has product MTVVRRHTGPAPRHPVAVVPTDPSRRGALVRVRGWEIAVADPIAQVVTADGMAERAEQLGWAVEPDARPSGLPFTDGLVGFITDDHAPAAMGLPPVDVRPGPAPLPDLWFGEYAHAAALSPDRVWWVAGRTEQDCQAAADMIEEAAARPRRTELSRPADRPLHAWPTIDRTDHAAAVRQIQDWIQAGDVYQVNLTLHVAAPWEGTPRQLAYSLFGANPHAEHAAFLHAPGATVASVSPETFLRIDGRVARVRPIKGTRRRSTDPARDQALAEQLAGAVKDSAEHVMIVDLERNDLGRISRVGTVSVPQLMVLEPHPTVWHLTSTVEGTIRDDIDLGGVVEALFPCGSVTGAPKHMAVSRIRGLEPWRRGVYCGAIGVIGQGLVDLSVAIRTTVMHSGQAWYGTGGGIVADSDPDGEWDEAMAKAAAFFTATGTLPPE; this is encoded by the coding sequence ATGACCGTCGTCCGCCGCCACACCGGGCCCGCGCCGCGCCATCCGGTGGCCGTGGTGCCCACCGACCCGTCCCGCCGTGGTGCGCTGGTTCGGGTGCGTGGCTGGGAGATCGCGGTAGCGGATCCGATCGCCCAGGTGGTCACCGCCGATGGGATGGCCGAGCGGGCCGAACAGTTGGGGTGGGCCGTCGAGCCCGATGCTCGACCGTCCGGACTGCCCTTCACCGACGGCCTGGTGGGCTTCATCACCGACGATCACGCGCCCGCGGCGATGGGCTTGCCACCGGTGGACGTCCGGCCCGGCCCGGCGCCGCTTCCCGACCTCTGGTTCGGTGAGTACGCCCACGCGGCTGCGCTCTCGCCCGACCGGGTGTGGTGGGTCGCGGGCCGCACGGAGCAGGACTGCCAGGCAGCCGCCGACATGATCGAGGAGGCGGCGGCCCGTCCGCGCCGGACCGAGCTGTCACGTCCGGCGGATCGTCCACTGCACGCCTGGCCCACGATCGACCGGACGGACCACGCGGCTGCCGTCCGCCAGATCCAGGACTGGATCCAGGCCGGGGACGTCTACCAGGTGAACCTGACCCTGCACGTGGCCGCCCCGTGGGAAGGAACCCCGCGGCAGCTGGCCTACAGCCTGTTCGGCGCCAACCCGCATGCCGAGCACGCCGCCTTCCTCCACGCCCCCGGTGCCACAGTCGCGTCGGTCTCTCCCGAGACCTTCCTGCGGATCGACGGCCGTGTGGCCAGGGTTCGGCCGATCAAGGGCACGCGGCGGCGCTCGACCGACCCGGCTCGCGATCAGGCGCTGGCCGAGCAGTTGGCCGGTGCCGTCAAGGACAGCGCCGAGCACGTCATGATCGTGGATCTCGAGCGCAACGACCTGGGCCGGATCAGTCGTGTCGGGACGGTCTCGGTGCCGCAGCTGATGGTGCTGGAGCCGCACCCGACGGTGTGGCACCTCACCTCCACGGTCGAGGGAACGATCCGTGACGACATCGACCTGGGCGGCGTCGTCGAGGCGCTGTTCCCCTGCGGCTCGGTGACGGGCGCGCCGAAGCACATGGCGGTGTCGAGGATCCGTGGACTGGAGCCGTGGCGTCGTGGCGTCTACTGCGGGGCGATCGGGGTGATCGGACAGGGCCTGGTGGACCTCTCGGTTGCGATCCGCACCACCGTCATGCACTCGGGACAGGCCTGGTACGGGACGGGCGGCGGGATCGTCGCCGACTCAGACCCGGACGGCGAGTGGGACGAGGCCATGGCGAAGGCGGCTGCCTTCTTCACGGCGACGGGAACGCTCCCGCCCGAGTGA
- a CDS encoding cob(I)yrinic acid a,c-diamide adenosyltransferase, which translates to MKVYTKRGDDGTTGLLYGGRVDKDDLRTSAYGTVDETVSALGLARAELIDTEWHDRVLQVQRELFVVGAQLATHVDHWEKLSEGVSLATPAMIDEMEERIDGLLVRFPLPQEFVVPGGSRAGAALDLARTICRRAERYVVAMRRADLLPEESPLQYLNRLSDYLFVLARAVEGGTFTRTREE; encoded by the coding sequence ATGAAGGTCTACACCAAGCGTGGGGACGATGGGACGACCGGCCTGCTGTACGGCGGGCGGGTCGACAAGGACGATCTGCGAACCAGCGCCTACGGAACGGTCGACGAGACCGTGTCCGCACTGGGACTGGCGCGGGCTGAGCTGATCGACACCGAGTGGCACGACCGGGTCCTGCAGGTGCAGCGTGAGCTCTTCGTCGTCGGGGCCCAACTGGCCACGCACGTCGATCACTGGGAGAAGCTGAGCGAAGGCGTGTCACTCGCGACACCGGCCATGATCGATGAGATGGAGGAGCGCATCGACGGCTTGCTCGTGCGCTTCCCCCTGCCCCAGGAGTTCGTGGTCCCCGGCGGCTCGCGCGCTGGTGCGGCCCTGGACCTGGCACGAACGATCTGCCGTCGGGCCGAGCGCTACGTCGTGGCGATGCGGCGCGCCGACCTGCTGCCGGAGGAGAGCCCGCTGCAGTACCTGAACCGGCTGAGCGACTACCTCTTCGTCTTGGCGCGCGCCGTCGAAGGTGGGACCTTCACCCGGACGCGCGAGGAGTAG